Proteins from a single region of Scleropages formosus chromosome 24, fSclFor1.1, whole genome shotgun sequence:
- the dera gene encoding deoxyribose-phosphate aldolase — translation MSARNPGTELDLEWVSRVRVNHQAVLRRAQQIQGRKQGKNQWQAAWLLRAVTCIDLTTLAGDDTPSNVHRLCMKAMQPIRHDLLESMDMQDKGITTAAVCVYPARVTDAVKSLKLANFSLPVASVATGFPAGQTAMKTRLEEVRMAVEDGATEVDIVINRMLALTGQWEALYQEIRQFREACGEAHMKTIMAVGELGNFTNVYKASLVAMMAGSDFIKTSTGKESVNATFPVAIVMVRAIRNFFLRTGHKVGFKPAGGIRTAKDSLVWLTLMKEELGDEWLNPSLFRLGASTLLADIERQIYHYVTGRYAAYHELPLA, via the exons ATCTGGAGTGGGTGTCGAGGGTTCGAGTGAACCACCAGGCTGTTCTGAGACGGGCCCAGCAGATCCAGGGACGCAAACAAGGGAAGAACCAGTGGCAA GCTGCCTGGCTCCTCAGAGCGGTGACTTGCATTGACCTGACCACCCTTGCTGGCGACGACACACCCTCCAATGTGCACCGCCTGTGTATGAAAGCAATGCAGCCCATTCGCCATGACTTGCTGGAGAGTATGGACATGCAGGACAAAG GCATCAccacagctgctgtgtgtgtctaccctgcTCGGGTAACCGATGCTGTGAAGTCACTCAAATTGGCTAATTTCAGCCTCCCAGTTGCCTCAG TGGCCACTGGGTTCCCTGCTGGCCAGACGGCTATGAAGACACGACTGGAGGAGGTGCGCATGGCTGTGGAGGACGGGGCTACGGAGGTCGACATCGTCATCAACCGCATGCTGGCTCTTACTGGCCAATGGGAAG CGCTGTACCAGGAGATCCGTCAGTTCAGAGAGGCCTGCGGGGAGGCACACATGAAGACCATAATGGCAGTGGGTGAACTCGGCAACTTCACAAACGTATACAAAGCAAGTCTGGTGGCAATGATGGCTG GTTCTGACTTCATAAAGACTTCTACTGGGAAGGAGTCTGTCAATGCCACCTTCCCTGTTGCCATAGTGATGGTGAGGGCCATCCGCAACTTTTTTCTACGGACAGGCCATAAG gtgggtttcaaaccggCTGGAGGGATCCGTACAGCCAAGGACTCACTGGTATGGTTGACCCTGATGAAGGAAGAGTTGGGCGACGAGTGGCTGAATCCCAGCCTGTTCCGCCTCGGGGCTAGTACCCTGCTGGCCGACATCGAAAGGCAG ATTTACCACTACGTGACCGGGCGCTACGCTGCCTATCATGAGCTGCCCCTTGCCTGA